One window from the genome of Crassostrea angulata isolate pt1a10 chromosome 2, ASM2561291v2, whole genome shotgun sequence encodes:
- the LOC128172181 gene encoding perlucin-like protein: MGNLVRLMVAGIISVFLQYAAGIRCQHPWVSFGRNCYYFSSKKEVNFYVAMNACNSMGGHLLEIQNAREDNWIALQTNKRGYRYGVWLGFHDMHQEGNYVTLSSGGGKICYSNWHRGEPNNYGKSEHCATFRSTTRTWNDAHCKEIMNYVCKK; encoded by the exons ATGGGAAATCTTGTTCGTTTAATGGTGGCCGGAATTATATCTGTTTTCTTGCAATACGCAGCAG GAATACGTTGTCAACATCCGTGGGTGTCTTTTGGAAGGaactgttattatttttcatcGAAGAAAGAAGTTAATTTCTATGTTGCAATG AATGCTTGCAACTCGATGGGAGGTCATCTTCTTGAAATACAAAATGCACGTGAAGACAATTGGATAGctttacaaacaaacaaacgag GCTATAGATATGGGGTGTGGTTAGGGTTTCATGACATGCACCAAGAGGGAAATTATGTGACCTTGTCCTCTGGCGGTGGAAAGATTTGCTACAGCAACTGGCATAGAGGGGAACCAAACAATTATGGAAAAAGTGAGCATTGTGCAACGTTTAGAAGTACGACAAGAACTTGGAATGATGCTCATTGTAaagaaataatgaattatgtttgcaaaaaataa
- the LOC128172182 gene encoding uncharacterized protein LOC128172182, with protein sequence MQPSLLPVFFLLALLVVAHAQWKGAADFKIGNKGPNLKLSLARDVGRWNFKGFGATDFRGGWSAGIGVAFKFKRSTGENSRKHVMCHFFVYDENNDGVITKEEMIGLFDDKTRGSNLYDDFNTTKENLGITKSDFYKRVASVIKGCDNDIQK encoded by the exons ATGCAG CCTTCTCTCCTACCGGTTTTTTTCTTGCTCGCTCTTCTGGTTGTTGCGCATGCGCAGTGGAAAGGGGCAGCGGACTTTAAAATCGGAAATAAAGGACCCAATTTAAAGCTATCGCTTGCACGAGATGTTGGTAGATGGAATTTCAAAGGATTTGGTGCCACTGACTTTAGAGGTGGTTGGTCCGCTGGAATTGGAGTAGCATTCAAGTTCAAAAGGTCAACTGGCGAG AACTCTAGAAAACACGTTATGTGTCATTTCTTCGTTTATGACGAGAACAATGATGGTGTCATCACAAAGGAAGAGATGATCGGCCTGTTTGACGACAAGACACGCGGCAGTAATCTATACGATGATTTCAATACAACCAAAG aaaatcttGGAATCACAAAGTCAGATTTCTACAAAAGAGTGGCATCCGTTATCAAAGGCTGCGATAATGAtatacaaaagtaa
- the LOC128172168 gene encoding mitochondrial coenzyme A transporter SLC25A42-like, whose translation MKAEKADQIIPEIAMRGASMADIKATMAEHTSNEDEITHQEHQINLKVPNHNKIITSLLAGAMAGAVAKTVIAPLDRTKINFQISNKQFSARGALLFLRDTVRSEGVTKLWRGNSATMVRIIPYASIQYAAHEQYKRLLSTDKRKQHLPPHLRFLAGSLAGVTSSSLTYPLDLMRARMAVTLKAQYSNLWSVFLHIVRAEGPATLYKGFTPTVLGSIPYSGASFFTYETLKKWHAGYCDGRDPAPIERMAFGAVAGLLGQSASYPLDIVRRRMQTAGVTGQGSMYTSISQTVKVVWRSEGWRGLYKGLSMNWIKGPIAVGTSFTVYDTSLHWLRSFTYFHIDEDDGT comes from the exons ATGAAAGCAGAAAAAGCTGACCAAATTATTCCAGAAATTGCAATGCGAGGGGCGTCTATGGCAGACATCAAAGCAACAATGGCAGAACATACGAGCAATGAAGATGAGATAACTCACCAAGaacatcaaatcaatttaaaa GTGCCTAACCACAACAAAATCATCACCTCACTGCTGGCTGGGGCCATGGCTGGGGCTGTGGCAAAGACTGTGATAGCACCACTAGATAGAACAAAAATCAACTTCCAGA TTTCCAACAAGCAGTTTTCGGCGCGGGGGGCGTTACTGTTCCTGAGGGACACAGTGCGGAGTGAGGGTGTCACCAAACTGTGGCGGGGGAACTCGGCGACCATGGTCCGTATTATACCGTACGCCTCCATACAATATGCTGCCCACGAACAGTATAAACGACTGCTTAGTACTGACAAACGCAAACA aCATCTGCCTCCACACCTGCGGTTCCTGGCCGGGTCACTAGCGGGGGTCACCTCATCCTCCCTCACATATCCCCTGGACTTGATGCGAGCCAGAATGGCCGTCACCCTGAAAGCTca ATATAGCAATCTATGGTCAGTGTTCCTACACATCGTGCGGGCTGAGGGCCCTGCCACCCTCTATAAAGGATTCACCCCCACTGTGCTGGGATCCATACCGTACTCGGGTGCCAGCTTCTTCACCTACGAAACTCTCAAGAAGTGGCATGCAG GTTACTGTGATGGTAGAGACCCCGCCCCCATAGAGAGGATGGCGTTTGGGGCGGTGGCCGGTCTACTGGGACAATCAGCCTCCTACCCCCTGGACATCGTACGGCGCAGAATGCAGACCGCAG GTGTGACAGGCCAAGGCAGCATGTACACTTCCATCTCCCAGACGGTCAAGGTCGTTTGGAGGTCAGAGGGCTGGAGGGGCCTCTACAAGGGGCTGAGCATGAACTGGATCAAGGGCCCCATCGCCGTGGGAACTAGCTTCACGGTTTACGACACCTCGCTCCACTGGCTACGGAGCTTCACCTACTTCCACATTGACGAGGACGACGGGACATGA
- the LOC128172184 gene encoding calmodulin-like protein 4, protein MAKFFSQTDIDKFRECFFFHARRGHISNEQELSLIMRSLGYSPTTKEVNKYFNKYAKENKIEFASFLEAMHDQSSVENPEKELMNAFKAHDKERRGYVNASEIQHIMMSMGERLSRQEVDAIFREMGVQQGGQIRYNDFVKSLLTPVPDY, encoded by the exons ATG gCAAAGTTCTTCAGTCAGACAGATATAGATA AGTTCCGGGAGTGCTTCTTCTTCCATGCCAGACGCGGCCACATCTCTAACGAACAGGAGCTGTCCCTCATAATGAGGTCACTGGGCTACAGCCCGACCACAAAGGAGGTCAACAAGTACttcaataagtatgccaaag AAAACAAGATAGAGTTTGCATCTTTCTTGGAGGCCATGCATGACCAGTCCAGCGTGGAGAATCCGGAGAAAGAATTGATGAACGCATTCAAGGCCCACGACAAGGAGAGGCGGGGCTACGTCAACGCGTCCGAAATCCAGCACATCATGATGAGTATGGGAGAGAGACTGAGCCGCCAGGAAG TTGACGCTATATTCCGAGAGATGGGTGTTCAACAAGGAGGACAGATACGCTACAATGACTTTGTGAAATCCCTGCTAACTCCCGTCCCTGACTACTAG
- the LOC128172166 gene encoding phosphoserine aminotransferase-like yields the protein MTDRVINFSAGPSKLPRKVLQTAQKEMLNYNNTGISVMELSHRSADFTKIINTAERNVRELLNIPDNYKVIFKQGGGTGQFSAVPLNLMNLRPECKADYIITGSWSAKAAIEAEKYGKVNRVVPKLESYSTIPDSSQWTLSPDASYVYYCANETIHGVEFENIPDTNGIPLVCDMSSNILSRPVDVSKFGVIFAGAQKNMGCAGVTLVIIREDLLGKAKPECPVTMDYKIQVGNNSLYNTAPTYNIYILGLVLQWVKDEGGVEKMEENSKLKSQAVYEAIQKSNGFYHATVDPHCRSRMNVPFRIGGPDGDEALEKKFLEEASKRGMIQLKGHRSVGGIRASLYNALSLEEANLLVSFMQEFYIQHKTVTSC from the exons atgacaGACCGAGTCATCAATTTTTCCGCTGGACCTTCTAAACTTCCAAGGAAG gtctTGCAAACGGCTCAGAAAGAAATGCTCAATTATAATAACACAGGGATTAGTGTCATGG aACTTAGCCACAGATCTGCAgatttcaccaaaattataaacACAGCCGAGAGAAATGTGAGGGAGTTATT GAACATCCCTGATAACTACAAGGTGATCTTCAAACAAGGAGGAGGGACCGGTCAATTCTCAGCCGTCCCCCTCAATCTGATGAACCTCAGACCAGAATGCAAAGCAGATTACATCATCACAGGAAGCTGGTCAGCCAAGGCAGCCATTGAAGCTGAGAAATACGGGAAAGTGAACCGTGTCGTACCGAAACTGGAATCCTATTCAA CAATCCCAGACTCGAGCCAGTGGACTCTAAGTCCGGACGCATCATACGTCTACTACTGCGCCAACGAGACCATCCACGGCGTCGAGTTCGAGAACATTCCGGACACGAACGGCATCCCATTAGTCTGCGACATGTCCTCCAATATCTTGTCACGACCAGTCGATGTGTCTAAG TTTGGGGTGATCTTCGCGGGCGCCCAGAAGAACATGGGGTGTGCGGGGGTCACGCTGGTCATCATCCGAGAGGATCTCCTGGGCAAGGCCAAGCCGGAGTGTCCGGTAACCATGGACTACAAGATCCAGGTCGGAAACAACTCCCTCTACAACACAGCCCCCACATACAA TATATACATCCTGGGACTTGTTCTACAGTGGGTCAAGGATGAAGGTGGTGTGGAAAAAATGGAGGAGAACTCCAAACTCAAGTCCCAAGCCGTGTACGAGGCCATCCAAAAGTCCAACGGATTTTACCA tGCTACTGTTGATCCACACTGTCGCAGTCGAATGAACGTCCCCTTCAGAATCGGGGGCCCAGATGGGGATGAGGCCCTAGAGAAGAAGTTTTTAGAGGAGGCCAGTAAAAGGGGGATGATTCAGCTGAAAGGACACAG ATCTGTCGGAGGAATTCGAGCTTCTCTATACAACGCGCTGTCTCTAGAAGAAGCCAACCTTCTAGTCTCCTTCATGCAAGAGTTCTACATTCAGCACAAGACTGTGACCTCATGTTAA